The following coding sequences lie in one Gemmatimonadota bacterium genomic window:
- a CDS encoding amidohydrolase family protein, producing MRALLSALGLALLFTNGLGAQQATRTQPIEGMRDNGTGFHALVGARVVTAPGQVLDNATIVIRDGLIQQVGRNLQAPAGARVWDLSGLTVYPGFIDAHADLGMDEAGDVGPTHWNPQVRAWFSTTRSLKDDDARRAALRSQGFGTALAVPTQGIFRGTASVVNLGDAGVRDRVLRPDLIQAIGFQRSFALGGSPFGGSYPNSSMGVIALMKQTFMDADWYIRAWDAYEQSGRAFLPPETSEALAALRDVVQGQQSVVFETTSEEEYLRAQKLAADFHLNAWYRGSGQEYRIIDVLRGRTEPLIIPLDFPDAPDVDDPEAALNASLQDLRHWYLAPTSPAQLAAAGVRFAITSDGLSSLSQFLPNLRIAVARGLSPDAALAALTTTPAQWLGVDRTLGTIAQGKVANLVVSEGDLFREEATVRDVWVQGRVYGVTRPAQIDPRGTWRIASDDEWGFEAELRLEGPLNRLRGSIDIATGGGEGASIDLASATVVAETGRLEVRFDAEDLGYEGTALLAGSVQGEEFYGWTSLPNGADPSFRGTRTAAFEGAARGTVAMNVPQIDLPFIRPMMEFGRSAIPEQPAAVVVRNATIWTQGPQGRLENADLLVRAGKVAEVGVDLNAPRGAFEIDGTGKQVTPGLIDPHLHSGVSDVNESGFAIVPEVRMGDVVTHNNIWMYRQLAGGLTTAHVKHGSANPIGGENVFVKMRWGALPEDLKLENAPRTVKFALGENPKRRQGRYPDTRMGVQEIIRDHFMAARDYEREWKRWEETHQGLPPRRDLRMEAILDILNQKLLISSHGYRADEFLALIRLAEEFGFRVQAIQHGVEAYKIAPELAKAGVAAVVWSDWGSFKLEAYDATVYNARILMEAGVVTSLHSDDSEISSRMNWEAGKLLRTGLTEEQALSTVTNQSAKAVAIDDRVGSLEPGKDADFVIWNGDPLSQFTRAEQTWVDGRRYFSLDEDKAMREQIERERRQLIQAILAVQSSGGGNGNAPARRGRN from the coding sequence GTGAGAGCACTCCTCTCTGCATTGGGCCTCGCCCTCCTGTTCACGAACGGGCTTGGCGCCCAACAAGCCACCCGGACCCAGCCCATCGAGGGCATGCGGGACAACGGGACCGGCTTCCATGCCCTGGTAGGTGCACGTGTCGTCACCGCGCCCGGGCAGGTGCTGGACAACGCCACCATCGTCATCCGCGACGGTCTCATCCAACAGGTCGGTCGCAACCTGCAGGCACCTGCGGGCGCGCGCGTGTGGGACCTCAGCGGTCTGACCGTCTATCCCGGCTTCATCGACGCGCATGCGGATCTCGGGATGGACGAGGCGGGCGATGTCGGACCCACGCACTGGAATCCGCAGGTGCGCGCTTGGTTCAGCACCACGCGCAGCCTCAAGGACGACGATGCGCGTCGTGCGGCGCTGCGCTCGCAAGGGTTCGGCACCGCCCTGGCGGTACCGACGCAGGGCATCTTCCGGGGCACCGCCTCCGTGGTGAACCTGGGCGATGCCGGCGTCCGCGACCGGGTGCTGCGGCCGGACCTGATCCAGGCCATCGGCTTCCAGCGCTCCTTTGCGCTGGGTGGATCGCCATTCGGCGGGTCCTATCCCAACTCGTCCATGGGCGTGATCGCCCTGATGAAGCAGACGTTCATGGACGCGGACTGGTACATCCGCGCCTGGGACGCCTACGAGCAGAGCGGTCGTGCGTTCCTGCCCCCCGAGACCAGCGAGGCGCTGGCCGCGCTGCGGGACGTGGTGCAAGGCCAGCAGTCGGTGGTCTTCGAGACCACGAGCGAAGAGGAGTACCTGCGGGCGCAGAAGCTCGCCGCCGACTTCCACCTGAACGCCTGGTACCGGGGGAGCGGGCAGGAGTATCGCATCATCGACGTCCTGCGCGGACGCACCGAACCGTTGATCATCCCGTTGGACTTCCCGGACGCACCGGACGTGGACGACCCCGAGGCCGCCCTCAACGCCAGCCTCCAGGATCTGCGGCACTGGTACCTGGCACCGACCAGTCCGGCGCAGTTGGCCGCGGCCGGCGTGCGCTTCGCCATCACCAGCGACGGGCTCTCCTCACTCAGCCAGTTCCTGCCCAACCTGCGCATCGCAGTCGCGCGCGGGCTCTCTCCGGACGCTGCGCTGGCGGCGCTGACCACCACGCCCGCCCAGTGGCTGGGTGTGGACCGCACGCTCGGCACCATCGCCCAGGGCAAGGTGGCCAACCTGGTGGTGAGCGAGGGTGACCTCTTCCGTGAGGAGGCCACGGTCCGCGACGTGTGGGTGCAGGGCCGCGTGTACGGAGTGACCCGCCCGGCCCAGATCGATCCGCGCGGCACCTGGCGGATCGCGTCGGACGACGAATGGGGCTTCGAGGCCGAGCTCCGGCTGGAGGGCCCCCTCAACCGGCTGCGGGGCAGCATCGACATCGCGACGGGTGGGGGCGAAGGCGCCAGCATCGATCTCGCCTCGGCCACGGTGGTTGCGGAGACCGGACGCCTCGAGGTGCGCTTCGATGCGGAGGACCTCGGCTACGAGGGCACCGCTCTGCTCGCCGGGTCGGTCCAGGGTGAGGAGTTCTACGGTTGGACCTCCCTGCCCAACGGCGCCGACCCGTCCTTCCGCGGCACGCGCACCGCAGCCTTCGAAGGCGCGGCCCGCGGTACCGTGGCCATGAACGTGCCCCAGATCGACCTGCCCTTCATTCGCCCGATGATGGAGTTCGGGCGGAGCGCGATTCCGGAGCAGCCCGCTGCGGTGGTGGTGCGCAACGCCACCATCTGGACGCAAGGTCCGCAGGGGCGGCTGGAGAACGCCGACCTGCTTGTCCGCGCAGGCAAGGTGGCCGAGGTGGGCGTGGATCTGAACGCGCCGCGCGGCGCGTTCGAGATCGACGGCACCGGCAAGCAGGTCACGCCCGGCCTGATCGATCCGCACCTGCACTCCGGCGTGAGTGACGTCAACGAGAGCGGCTTCGCGATCGTGCCCGAGGTGCGGATGGGCGACGTGGTCACCCACAACAACATCTGGATGTACCGGCAGCTGGCCGGCGGTCTCACCACGGCGCACGTGAAGCACGGCTCCGCCAACCCCATCGGTGGGGAGAACGTGTTCGTGAAGATGCGCTGGGGAGCGTTGCCCGAGGATCTGAAACTGGAGAACGCCCCGCGCACGGTGAAGTTCGCGTTGGGCGAAAACCCCAAGCGGCGTCAGGGGCGCTACCCGGACACTCGCATGGGAGTGCAGGAGATCATCCGCGATCACTTCATGGCCGCACGTGACTACGAGCGCGAATGGAAGCGCTGGGAGGAGACGCACCAAGGACTGCCACCGCGCCGCGATCTACGCATGGAGGCGATCCTGGACATCCTGAACCAGAAGCTCCTGATCTCTTCGCATGGATACCGCGCCGACGAGTTCCTGGCCCTGATCCGGTTGGCGGAGGAATTCGGCTTCCGTGTCCAGGCCATCCAGCACGGCGTGGAGGCGTACAAGATCGCGCCGGAGCTGGCCAAGGCCGGCGTGGCGGCGGTGGTGTGGAGCGACTGGGGTTCCTTCAAGCTGGAGGCCTACGACGCGACGGTGTACAACGCGCGCATCCTGATGGAAGCGGGTGTGGTGACCTCGCTGCACTCGGACGACTCCGAGATCTCCAGTCGCATGAACTGGGAAGCAGGTAAGTTGCTGCGCACCGGGCTCACCGAGGAGCAGGCTCTGTCCACCGTGACCAATCAGTCTGCCAAGGCGGTGGCCATCGACGACCGCGTGGGCTCGCTGGAGCCGGGTAAGGACGCCGACTTCGTGATCTGGAACGGCGATCCGCTGTCGCAGTTCACGCGCGCCGAACAGACCTGGGTGGACGGACGGCGGTATTTCTCGCTGGACGAAGACAAAGCCATGCGCGAGCAGATCGAGCGCGAGCGACGGCAGCTCATCCAGGCGATCCTCGCGGTGCAGAGCAGCGGCGGCGGGAACGGCAATGCGCCGGCGCGGCGGGGGAGGAACTGA
- a CDS encoding M23 family metallopeptidase encodes MRRFAGLPTVSLFGAATAVACLPGPSGPGADGDGCPGASYPDWGTSAYVLPYPVGMAYRTGLTNCGGSYHSQGLPDAFAVDFDMPIGSLVTVSRPGVVAYVEEGGQDYSFPNNLVVVDHGDGSFGEYMHLTESGALVEVGDSVQLGDAIGYSGATGLAGYPHLHFVVARGDFAWPYESMPVNFRNTEANPRGPAGGTVYEAKAY; translated from the coding sequence GTGCGACGCTTTGCGGGGCTTCCAACGGTCAGCCTGTTCGGGGCCGCGACTGCAGTGGCCTGCCTACCCGGTCCCTCCGGGCCGGGCGCCGATGGCGACGGCTGCCCGGGTGCGTCCTATCCCGATTGGGGGACCTCCGCCTACGTCTTGCCCTACCCCGTGGGGATGGCCTACCGGACGGGGCTCACCAACTGCGGAGGCTCGTATCATTCCCAGGGGCTACCCGACGCGTTCGCGGTCGACTTCGACATGCCGATCGGGTCCCTGGTCACGGTCTCTCGCCCTGGGGTGGTGGCCTACGTGGAGGAGGGTGGCCAGGACTACTCGTTCCCCAACAACCTCGTGGTCGTGGACCACGGGGATGGGAGCTTTGGCGAGTACATGCACCTGACCGAGTCGGGGGCCCTGGTCGAGGTCGGGGATTCCGTGCAGCTCGGGGATGCGATCGGGTACAGCGGAGCCACCGGGCTGGCCGGCTATCCCCACCTGCACTTCGTAGTGGCCCGCGGCGACTTCGCTTGGCCCTATGAGTCGATGCCGGTGAACTTCCGGAACACCGAGGCGAACCCGCGCGGACCGGCCGGTGGGACCGTCTACGAGGCCAAGGCCTACTGA
- a CDS encoding FAD binding domain-containing protein, with amino-acid sequence MLRLAPYAYHRPAAVAEAVDLLAAHGGAAMAIAGGTDLVPNLKHRLFTPAHLVSLRGIHELRGIRVENRELVVGAGETLSAVARSPEVRRHAPSLAAAARHVAGPQLRNVGTVGGNVCLDTRCTYYNQTQFWREALGFCLKKDGDVCHVTKVGKKCVAAHSADTPPVLMTLGAELELVGPEGTRRLPVSDFFVADGIANTRRGPAEILTRIFIPILESRRGAYAKLRQRNAIDFPLLTVAVAATFDGAGAVETLEGVVTALGSRPRTLSGWSDRARGEALSPGLIEELAERAHAQCHPLENIIVDPDWRRAMVPVQVRRALQQLVTEQ; translated from the coding sequence ATGCTGCGCCTAGCCCCGTATGCCTATCACAGGCCGGCTGCGGTGGCCGAAGCGGTGGACCTGCTGGCCGCACACGGCGGTGCGGCGATGGCCATCGCCGGTGGAACCGATCTGGTTCCGAACCTCAAGCATCGGTTGTTCACACCCGCGCATCTCGTGAGCCTGCGGGGAATCCACGAGCTCCGTGGAATTCGTGTGGAAAACCGCGAGCTGGTCGTGGGCGCCGGCGAGACCCTCTCCGCGGTGGCGCGTAGCCCGGAGGTGCGGCGGCATGCGCCTTCGCTGGCCGCGGCCGCCCGTCACGTCGCCGGTCCGCAACTCAGGAACGTCGGGACCGTCGGAGGGAACGTCTGCCTGGATACCCGGTGCACCTATTACAACCAGACCCAGTTCTGGCGGGAGGCGCTGGGGTTCTGCCTGAAGAAGGACGGGGACGTCTGCCACGTCACCAAGGTCGGGAAGAAGTGTGTGGCGGCTCACTCGGCGGATACGCCCCCGGTGCTGATGACCCTGGGCGCCGAGCTCGAGCTGGTTGGACCGGAAGGCACGCGGCGTCTTCCTGTCTCCGACTTCTTCGTGGCGGATGGCATCGCGAATACGCGCCGGGGGCCGGCCGAGATCCTGACCCGAATCTTCATTCCAATCCTGGAGTCGCGACGGGGCGCCTACGCCAAGCTGCGGCAGCGGAACGCGATCGACTTTCCTCTCCTCACCGTGGCGGTGGCGGCCACCTTCGACGGCGCTGGGGCCGTCGAGACGCTGGAGGGTGTGGTGACCGCCCTGGGTAGCCGACCCCGGACCCTGAGCGGCTGGAGCGACCGCGCACGCGGCGAGGCCCTCTCTCCGGGGTTGATCGAGGAGCTGGCCGAGCGCGCCCATGCGCAGTGCCACCCGCTCGAGAACATCATCGTCGATCCCGACTGGCGCCGCGCCATGGTGCCGGTCCAGGTGCGGCGCGCGTTACAGCAACTGGTCACCGAACAGTGA
- a CDS encoding DoxX family protein codes for MALTELTKNLLRIFAGLMFWQHGAQKLFGWLGGNAVGGWFSWPLGFAGLLEFFGGALILLGLFTRPVAFLLAGQMAVAFWWRHFPNGFWPIQNGGELAVLYTFIFLFLVAHGGGDFSVDGWRKKRGPSQ; via the coding sequence ATGGCGCTGACCGAACTCACCAAGAATCTCCTCCGCATCTTCGCAGGTCTGATGTTCTGGCAGCACGGCGCGCAGAAGCTGTTCGGATGGCTGGGCGGCAACGCGGTCGGCGGTTGGTTCAGTTGGCCCTTGGGGTTCGCCGGCCTCCTGGAGTTCTTCGGCGGGGCCCTGATCCTGCTCGGGCTCTTCACGCGCCCGGTGGCGTTCCTGCTGGCCGGGCAGATGGCGGTGGCCTTCTGGTGGAGGCACTTCCCCAACGGCTTCTGGCCGATCCAGAACGGCGGAGAGTTGGCGGTGCTCTACACCTTCATCTTCCTGTTCCTCGTCGCGCACGGCGGGGGGGACTTCAGCGTGGACGGTTGGCGCAAGAAGCGCGGCCCGTCGCAGTAG
- a CDS encoding xanthine dehydrogenase family protein molybdopterin-binding subunit — MSEETPAYGTPQNRRKSKSDLHIVGKPQRKIEGLQKSTGRAVYTDDLTLPGMLHGKILRSPHPHAEIASIDTSRAEALQGVEAVVTGRDMPVTYGIIPWTPDEYPLCLDRVRFIGDGVAAVAAVDEDTALQALDLIEVEYRPLPAYLSPEDALAATGDYIHEPSKPGRNGNVTKVVRLAFGEVEAGMEAADHVVDGEYFFEGTTHAAIEPHCALGQWEPDGKLTVWSSTQVPHYLQRELARVLEVDPAKVRVVQPLVGGAFGGKSEPFDLEFCVAKLSMKSGRPVKILYTREEVFYAHRGRHPFHMHYRTGLTAAGKITSVDAKITLDGGAYASFGLVTTYYSGQLLCAPYDLPAYRFDSTRVYTNKPACGPKRGHGSVQPRFAFEVQLDKLAEKAGLDPIELRRLNFIGENTRTVNELRVTSNGFLECLEAVEAASGWKERWRRLPFGRGLGVAGSTYISGTNYPIYPNDMPQSGVQIQIDRSGRVSVFSGGSEIGQGCDSVVAYIAAEELGVPLDHVRVFRGDTDFVPVDLGAYSSRVTFMLGNAAIDASRKLAEQVRSAVAAEWDCEPGDVRLVAGKAVQLSSSDRSLPIREAFNLAEARFGTLGATGSYNTPKDVHGSYRGGTIGASPAYSFTAHVAEVEVDVETGVVRVDKIWVAHDCGKALNPVLVAGQMEGSAYMGCAEALMEEQIFKDADHGRAGLHNAPSLLDYRIPTSLDTPALESLIIESHDPEGPYGAKEAGEGPLHPSIPAIANAIHDAIGVRMDRLPFSPPNVWRQIQRAREAGTLAKPVAPDRTVAAR, encoded by the coding sequence ATGAGCGAAGAGACGCCCGCCTACGGGACGCCGCAGAATCGGCGTAAATCCAAGTCCGACTTACACATCGTTGGAAAGCCCCAGCGCAAGATCGAGGGGCTGCAGAAGTCCACCGGGCGGGCGGTCTACACGGACGACCTCACGCTGCCCGGCATGCTGCACGGCAAGATCCTGCGCTCGCCCCACCCCCACGCCGAGATCGCGTCCATCGACACCTCCCGGGCAGAGGCCCTGCAGGGAGTCGAGGCGGTGGTGACCGGACGGGACATGCCGGTCACCTACGGCATCATCCCCTGGACGCCGGACGAGTATCCGCTCTGCCTGGACCGCGTCCGCTTCATCGGCGACGGCGTGGCGGCGGTGGCGGCGGTGGACGAGGACACCGCGCTTCAGGCCCTGGACCTGATCGAGGTGGAGTACCGACCGCTTCCGGCGTATCTGTCTCCTGAGGATGCCCTGGCCGCCACCGGCGACTACATCCACGAGCCCTCGAAGCCGGGCCGGAACGGCAACGTCACCAAGGTGGTGCGGCTGGCCTTCGGTGAGGTGGAGGCGGGCATGGAAGCCGCCGACCACGTCGTCGATGGCGAGTACTTCTTCGAGGGCACCACGCACGCGGCCATCGAGCCCCACTGCGCGCTGGGGCAATGGGAGCCGGACGGGAAGCTCACGGTGTGGTCGTCCACCCAGGTGCCCCACTATCTGCAGCGCGAGCTGGCCCGGGTGCTGGAGGTGGATCCGGCCAAGGTGCGGGTGGTCCAGCCGCTGGTGGGTGGTGCCTTCGGAGGGAAATCGGAGCCGTTCGACCTCGAGTTCTGCGTGGCCAAGCTGTCCATGAAATCGGGACGGCCGGTCAAGATCCTCTACACGCGGGAAGAGGTCTTCTACGCCCACCGGGGACGCCACCCCTTCCACATGCACTACCGCACGGGGCTGACGGCGGCGGGTAAGATCACGTCGGTGGACGCCAAGATCACCCTGGACGGCGGGGCCTACGCGTCTTTCGGGCTGGTGACCACCTACTATTCGGGGCAGTTGCTCTGTGCCCCCTACGACCTGCCCGCCTATCGTTTCGACTCCACGCGGGTCTACACCAACAAGCCGGCCTGCGGGCCCAAGCGCGGGCACGGCTCCGTGCAACCCCGCTTCGCCTTCGAGGTGCAGCTGGACAAGCTGGCCGAGAAGGCGGGCTTGGACCCCATCGAGCTCCGGCGCCTCAACTTCATCGGCGAGAACACCCGCACGGTCAACGAGCTCAGGGTGACGTCCAACGGCTTCCTGGAGTGTCTGGAGGCGGTGGAGGCTGCCAGTGGCTGGAAGGAGCGCTGGCGCCGCCTCCCGTTCGGACGGGGCCTGGGGGTGGCGGGCTCCACCTACATCTCCGGGACCAACTACCCGATCTACCCCAACGACATGCCCCAGTCCGGGGTGCAGATCCAGATCGACCGCTCAGGCCGGGTCTCGGTGTTCAGCGGCGGCTCGGAGATCGGGCAAGGCTGTGACTCGGTGGTGGCCTACATCGCGGCCGAGGAGCTCGGGGTGCCGCTGGACCACGTGCGCGTCTTCCGGGGCGACACCGACTTCGTGCCGGTGGACCTGGGCGCGTACTCCTCCCGCGTCACCTTCATGCTGGGGAACGCGGCCATCGACGCGTCCCGAAAGCTCGCGGAACAGGTCCGCTCGGCGGTGGCCGCGGAGTGGGACTGCGAGCCCGGCGACGTGCGCTTGGTGGCAGGGAAGGCCGTCCAGCTCTCGAGCTCCGACCGGAGTCTCCCCATCCGCGAGGCGTTCAACCTGGCCGAGGCGCGCTTCGGCACCTTGGGCGCTACCGGCTCCTACAACACCCCCAAGGACGTGCACGGCAGCTACCGGGGCGGCACCATCGGGGCTTCGCCCGCCTACTCCTTCACAGCCCACGTGGCGGAGGTGGAGGTAGACGTGGAGACCGGGGTGGTGCGGGTGGACAAGATCTGGGTGGCCCACGACTGCGGGAAGGCGCTCAACCCTGTGCTGGTGGCCGGCCAGATGGAGGGCTCGGCCTACATGGGCTGCGCGGAGGCTCTGATGGAGGAGCAGATCTTCAAGGACGCCGACCATGGACGGGCCGGCCTCCACAACGCGCCGTCGCTGCTGGACTACCGGATCCCCACCAGCCTGGACACGCCGGCGCTCGAATCCCTGATCATCGAGTCCCACGATCCGGAGGGGCCCTACGGGGCCAAGGAAGCGGGCGAAGGGCCCCTGCATCCCTCCATTCCCGCCATCGCCAACGCCATCCACGATGCCATCGGTGTCCGCATGGACCGGCTGCCCTTCTCGCCGCCCAACGTGTGGCGGCAGATCCAGCGGGCGCGGGAGGCGGGGACCTTGGCAAAGCCGGTGGCTCCGGACCGGACGGTGGCCGCGCGATGA
- a CDS encoding BrxA/BrxB family bacilliredoxin, giving the protein MPYPEMMVAPMRQDLVRFGFQELRTPDEVDALLAGEKRTLLLVVNSVCGCAAGSMRPAVVMSLEEGSKPEVLTTVFAGQDLDATDRAREYITGYPPSSPSVALFKDGELVYMMERHSIEGRSPYQIADDLRAAFAEHCE; this is encoded by the coding sequence ATGCCCTATCCCGAGATGATGGTCGCCCCGATGCGCCAGGATCTCGTTCGCTTCGGATTCCAGGAGCTGCGCACGCCGGACGAGGTGGATGCCCTCCTCGCCGGTGAGAAACGCACCCTGCTCCTGGTCGTCAACTCGGTGTGCGGGTGCGCGGCCGGCTCCATGCGCCCCGCGGTGGTCATGTCGCTCGAGGAGGGCTCCAAGCCCGAGGTCCTGACCACCGTCTTCGCGGGTCAGGACCTGGACGCCACCGATCGGGCCCGGGAATACATCACGGGGTACCCGCCGTCCTCACCGTCCGTGGCCCTGTTCAAGGATGGCGAGCTGGTCTACATGATGGAGCGTCATTCGATCGAGGGGCGCAGCCCCTACCAGATCGCCGATGATCTCAGGGCTGCCTTCGCGGAGCATTGCGAGTAA
- a CDS encoding DUF1460 domain-containing protein, whose protein sequence is MRARAAWLTLLVLAVGGCAEPGEAGAVQADAAETGGRAAQQAPPGTGDQQAAPIPLSGTETPDDWRILEERIRWAREQGVDTLPIGERVAALGRTFVGDPYTPGTLEVAEPEALVVNLREFDCVTFVESSLALARVLGSTPRSVTDPAALKQRFIRELTGLRYRSGSPNGYASRLHYFSEWILDNEKRGHVRQVSAELGGVEDREPIRFMSSHPDAYRQMADPAVREAIARIEPELPSRIWIPKARIAEIADRIQDGDIIAATSTLDGLDVAHTGIALWVGGELHLMHAPLVGKSVEISELPLAERIRGIRSQDGIMVVRPLEVG, encoded by the coding sequence ATGAGGGCGCGCGCGGCCTGGCTGACGCTGCTGGTCCTGGCGGTGGGGGGGTGTGCCGAGCCCGGAGAGGCGGGGGCGGTTCAGGCTGACGCCGCGGAGACCGGGGGAAGGGCCGCCCAGCAGGCGCCCCCTGGGACGGGCGACCAACAGGCTGCCCCCATCCCCCTTTCGGGGACTGAAACGCCTGATGACTGGCGGATCCTGGAGGAGCGCATCCGCTGGGCTCGGGAGCAGGGCGTCGACACCCTGCCGATCGGCGAGCGGGTGGCGGCCCTCGGACGCACGTTCGTCGGGGACCCCTACACGCCAGGGACGCTGGAGGTGGCCGAGCCCGAGGCGTTGGTGGTGAACCTGCGCGAGTTCGACTGCGTGACCTTCGTGGAGTCCAGCCTGGCTCTGGCCAGGGTGCTGGGGTCCACCCCCCGGTCCGTCACCGATCCCGCCGCGCTCAAGCAGCGGTTCATCCGGGAGCTGACGGGCCTGCGCTACCGCTCTGGGTCACCGAACGGTTACGCGAGCCGCCTGCACTACTTCTCGGAGTGGATTCTGGACAACGAGAAGCGCGGGCATGTGCGCCAGGTGTCGGCCGAGCTGGGAGGCGTCGAGGATCGGGAGCCCATCCGGTTCATGAGCAGCCATCCGGATGCGTATCGTCAGATGGCCGACCCCGCCGTCCGGGAGGCGATCGCGAGGATCGAACCGGAGCTCCCGAGTAGAATCTGGATTCCGAAAGCGCGGATCGCGGAGATCGCCGACCGCATCCAGGACGGGGACATCATCGCGGCCACCAGCACGCTGGATGGGCTCGATGTTGCCCACACCGGAATCGCGCTCTGGGTCGGTGGAGAACTTCACCTGATGCATGCCCCCCTTGTGGGAAAGTCTGTGGAGATCTCCGAGCTCCCGCTGGCCGAGCGCATCCGTGGGATCCGGAGCCAGGACGGGATCATGGTGGTCCGGCCGCTGGAGGTCGGATGA
- the pncA gene encoding bifunctional nicotinamidase/pyrazinamidase produces MTSPIDNSALILVDIQMDFCPGGALAVQSGDEVVAVANRLAARFPLVVATQDWHPAHHRSFASQHPGRSVGDVIELDGLPQVLWPDHCVQGTSGAAFNADLDTRPVEAVFRKGTDPAIDSYSGFFDNARRKRTGLAGYLRDRGVKTLYVMGLATDYCVRATALDGVELGFAVRLIPEGCRAVDLAAGDGERAIREMGEAGVGVVDPGALERLASA; encoded by the coding sequence GTGACGTCACCGATCGATAACTCAGCACTGATCCTGGTCGACATCCAGATGGACTTCTGCCCGGGTGGGGCCTTGGCGGTCCAGAGCGGAGACGAGGTGGTGGCGGTGGCCAATCGACTGGCGGCCCGTTTCCCCCTGGTAGTGGCCACCCAGGACTGGCACCCGGCCCACCATCGGAGCTTCGCTTCCCAGCATCCCGGCAGAAGCGTCGGGGACGTCATCGAGCTGGACGGGCTGCCCCAGGTGCTCTGGCCGGACCACTGCGTCCAGGGCACCTCGGGCGCGGCCTTCAACGCCGATCTGGACACCCGACCCGTGGAGGCCGTCTTCAGGAAGGGGACCGACCCGGCCATCGACTCCTACTCCGGGTTCTTCGACAACGCCCGGCGGAAGCGCACCGGTCTGGCGGGCTACCTCCGGGACCGGGGGGTGAAGACGCTCTACGTGATGGGGCTGGCCACCGACTACTGCGTGCGGGCCACCGCATTGGACGGGGTGGAGCTGGGGTTCGCGGTGCGCCTCATTCCGGAGGGGTGCCGGGCGGTGGACCTGGCGGCGGGGGATGGGGAGCGGGCGATCCGGGAGATGGGGGAGGCGGGGGTGGGGGTAGTGGACCCCGGCGCGCTGGAGCGTCTGGCCTCAGCCTGA
- a CDS encoding (2Fe-2S)-binding protein: MPAATDIVRLSVNGQGQEVGVPAHFTLLEALRYVLGLTGSKQGCDKGDCGACTVLLDGVPVLSCLTPVLEAAGHRVVTVEGLADGAEPHPLQDEFDLNGAAQCGFCTPGILCSAAALLAEQPAPTRAAIQEALSGNLCRCTGYAKIYDAVERAGARLEASADLAARFGARVRGER, encoded by the coding sequence GTGCCTGCCGCTACCGACATCGTCCGCCTCAGCGTCAATGGACAGGGCCAGGAGGTGGGGGTGCCCGCTCACTTCACCCTCCTCGAGGCGCTGCGCTACGTCCTGGGCCTGACCGGCTCCAAACAGGGCTGCGACAAGGGCGACTGCGGCGCCTGCACGGTGCTGCTGGACGGGGTGCCGGTGCTCTCCTGCCTGACACCGGTGCTCGAGGCCGCGGGGCACCGCGTGGTGACCGTGGAAGGGTTGGCCGATGGGGCCGAGCCCCACCCCCTTCAGGACGAATTCGATCTGAACGGCGCCGCCCAGTGCGGATTCTGCACGCCCGGGATCCTGTGCTCGGCCGCAGCGCTGCTGGCGGAGCAACCGGCGCCCACCCGAGCCGCCATCCAGGAAGCACTCTCCGGGAACCTGTGCCGCTGCACGGGCTACGCGAAGATCTACGACGCTGTCGAGCGGGCGGGGGCCCGTCTGGAGGCTTCTGCCGATCTGGCCGCTCGTTTCGGGGCTCGGGTCCGGGGGGAGAGATGA